From Pseudomonas vanderleydeniana, the proteins below share one genomic window:
- a CDS encoding tetratricopeptide repeat protein, with protein MNRSSALLLAFVVLSGCQALAPVSPVHTPPAEETTAAPEKPKVYGSFTEDTVFSLLSAELAGQRNRFDIALDNYVTQAINTQDPGISERAFRIAEYLGADQAALDTSLIWAKNAPDDLEAQRAAAIQLARSGRYDESMVYMEKVLQGKGDTHFDFLALSAADTDQDTRNGLMKSFDRLLVKHPKNSQLIFGKALLLQQDGDSQGALTLLENNPPEDGEIAPLLLRARLLQSLNRGKEAIPLLEKSIKKYPEDKRLRLTYARMLVEQDRMADAKVQFSNLVQQYPEDDELRFSLALVCLEAKAWDEAKGYLEELIARDSHVDSAHLNLGRIAEEKNDPQGALEEYEQVGAGNDYLPAQLRQADILVTSGRGAEASKRLAAARDEQPDYAIQLYLIEAEIFSANNQGEQAWKVLQQALLQYPDDLNLLYTRAMQAEKRNDLAQMEKDLRAILKREPDNAMALNALGYTLSDRTTRYAEAKELIEKAHQLNPEDPAVLDSLGWVNFRLGNLDEAERLLRQALERFPDQEVAAHLGEVLWANGKQGEARKIWGKFLKDQPDSPILRGTIKRLTGSETL; from the coding sequence ATGAATAGATCGTCCGCGTTGCTTCTCGCTTTTGTCGTCCTCAGCGGCTGCCAGGCCTTGGCACCCGTGTCGCCGGTCCATACGCCGCCGGCCGAGGAAACCACGGCGGCCCCGGAAAAGCCCAAGGTCTACGGCTCCTTCACTGAGGACACGGTCTTCAGCCTGTTGAGCGCGGAGCTGGCCGGACAGCGAAATCGTTTCGATATTGCCCTGGATAACTACGTCACCCAGGCGATCAACACCCAGGATCCGGGCATTTCCGAGCGTGCCTTCCGCATCGCCGAGTACCTGGGCGCCGACCAGGCCGCCCTCGACACCTCGCTGATCTGGGCAAAAAACGCCCCGGACGACCTCGAGGCCCAGCGTGCGGCCGCCATCCAGCTGGCTCGCAGCGGGCGCTATGACGAATCCATGGTCTATATGGAGAAAGTCCTGCAGGGCAAGGGCGATACCCATTTCGACTTCCTCGCGCTGTCGGCGGCCGACACCGACCAGGACACCCGCAACGGCCTGATGAAGAGTTTCGACCGCCTGCTGGTCAAGCACCCGAAGAACAGCCAGCTGATTTTCGGCAAGGCCCTGTTGCTGCAACAGGACGGTGACAGCCAGGGTGCCCTGACGCTGCTGGAGAACAATCCGCCGGAAGACGGCGAGATCGCCCCGCTGCTGTTGCGCGCGCGCCTGCTGCAGAGCCTCAATCGCGGCAAGGAAGCGATTCCGCTGCTGGAAAAGAGCATCAAGAAATACCCCGAAGACAAGCGCCTGCGCCTGACCTACGCACGCATGCTGGTCGAACAGGACCGCATGGCCGATGCCAAGGTGCAGTTCTCCAACCTGGTCCAGCAGTATCCGGAAGACGATGAGCTGCGCTTCTCGCTGGCGCTGGTCTGCCTGGAGGCCAAGGCCTGGGACGAGGCCAAGGGCTATCTCGAAGAACTGATCGCCCGCGACAGCCACGTCGACTCCGCCCACCTGAACCTGGGCCGCATCGCCGAAGAAAAGAACGACCCGCAAGGCGCCCTGGAGGAGTACGAGCAGGTCGGCGCGGGCAACGACTACCTGCCGGCACAACTGCGCCAGGCGGACATCCTGGTCACCAGCGGTCGTGGCGCCGAAGCCTCGAAACGCCTGGCCGCCGCTCGTGACGAGCAGCCGGACTACGCGATCCAGCTGTACCTGATCGAAGCCGAGATCTTCTCCGCCAACAACCAGGGCGAACAGGCCTGGAAAGTCCTGCAACAGGCGCTGCTGCAGTACCCGGACGACCTGAACCTGCTTTACACCCGCGCCATGCAGGCGGAGAAACGCAACGACCTGGCCCAGATGGAGAAGGACCTGCGGGCGATTCTCAAGCGCGAACCGGACAACGCCATGGCCCTCAACGCCTTGGGCTACACCCTGTCGGACCGCACCACGCGCTACGCCGAAGCCAAGGAACTGATCGAAAAGGCGCATCAGCTGAACCCCGAGGATCCTGCCGTGCTCGACAGCCTCGGCTGGGTCAATTTCCGCCTGGGCAACCTCGACGAGGCCGAGCGCCTGCTGCGCCAGGCCCTGGAGCGCTTCCCCGACCAGGAGGTCGCGGCGCACCTGGGTGAAGTCCTGTGGGCCAACGGCAAGCAGGGCGAGGCCAGAAAGATCTGGGGCAAGTTCCTCAAGGACCAGCCCGACAGCCCCATCCTGCGTGGCACCATCAAACGCCTGACCGGTTCCGAGACTCTTTAA
- the lolB gene encoding lipoprotein insertase outer membrane protein LolB, with translation MFLRHLVVFSLIALLAGCAGFGARESVEGHGDPARWASHKQQLSSLDGWQINGKVGIRAPKDSGSGTLFWLQRQDYYDIRLSGPLGRGAARLTGRPGQVSLEVANQGRYEAQSPEALLEEQLGWKLPVSHLVWWVRGLPAPDSKSRLSLDNDSHLATLEQDGWQVEYQSYSEQNGYWLPERLKLHGQDLDVTLVIKDWQPRRLGQ, from the coding sequence ATGTTCCTGCGCCACCTCGTTGTTTTCAGCCTGATCGCCCTGCTCGCCGGTTGTGCGGGCTTCGGCGCCCGTGAGTCCGTCGAGGGCCACGGTGACCCGGCCCGCTGGGCCAGCCACAAGCAGCAGTTGAGCAGCCTCGACGGCTGGCAGATCAACGGCAAGGTCGGTATCCGCGCGCCGAAGGACTCCGGCAGCGGTACGCTGTTCTGGCTGCAGCGCCAGGACTATTACGACATCCGCCTCTCCGGCCCGCTGGGTCGCGGCGCCGCGCGCCTGACCGGACGTCCCGGCCAGGTCTCGCTGGAGGTTGCCAACCAGGGCCGCTACGAGGCGCAAAGCCCCGAGGCCCTGCTGGAAGAGCAACTGGGCTGGAAGCTGCCGGTGTCGCACCTGGTCTGGTGGGTCCGCGGCCTGCCCGCTCCCGACAGCAAGAGCCGCCTGAGCCTGGACAATGACAGCCACCTCGCCACCCTGGAGCAGGATGGCTGGCAGGTCGAGTACCAGAGCTACTCCGAACAGAACGGCTACTGGCTGCCTGAACGCCTGAAGCTGCACGGCCAGGACCTCGACGTCACCCTGGTGATCAAGGACTGGCAGCCACGCCGGCTGGGGCAATGA
- the ispE gene encoding 4-(cytidine 5'-diphospho)-2-C-methyl-D-erythritol kinase, with translation MSARQLSLPSPAKLNLMLHIIGRRADGYHELQTLFQFLDYGDELHFALRDDGVIHLRTEFDGVPHDSNLIVRAAKKLQEQSGSTLGADIWIDKILPMGGGIGGGSSNAATTLLGLNHLWQLDWNEDRLAALGLTLGADVPVFVRGHAAFAEGVGEKLTPVDPEEPWYVVLVPQVSVSTAEIFSDPLLTRNSPPIKVRPVPEGNSRNDCLPVVARRYPDVRNALDSLGKYTEAKLTGTGSCVFGAFPNKAEADKVSALLAETHTGFVAKGSNISMLHRKLQSLL, from the coding sequence ATGAGCGCCCGCCAACTGAGCCTGCCCTCACCCGCCAAGCTGAACCTGATGCTGCACATCATCGGCCGCCGGGCGGATGGCTACCATGAATTGCAGACCCTCTTTCAGTTCCTCGATTACGGAGACGAACTGCACTTCGCCCTGCGCGACGATGGCGTGATCCACCTGCGCACCGAGTTCGACGGCGTCCCCCACGACAGCAACCTGATCGTGCGGGCGGCGAAGAAGCTCCAGGAGCAATCCGGATCGACGCTCGGCGCGGACATCTGGATCGACAAGATCCTGCCCATGGGCGGCGGCATCGGTGGCGGCAGTTCGAATGCCGCGACCACCCTGCTAGGCCTGAACCATCTCTGGCAACTGGACTGGAACGAGGATCGCCTGGCGGCCCTGGGCCTGACGCTGGGCGCCGACGTGCCGGTTTTCGTGCGCGGCCACGCGGCTTTTGCCGAGGGCGTCGGGGAGAAACTCACCCCGGTCGACCCCGAAGAGCCGTGGTATGTCGTACTGGTCCCGCAAGTCTCTGTAAGTACAGCAGAAATTTTTTCGGATCCGCTGTTGACACGTAACTCCCCGCCCATTAAAGTGCGCCCCGTTCCCGAGGGAAACAGTCGAAATGACTGCTTGCCGGTTGTTGCAAGACGTTATCCAGATGTACGTAACGCCTTGGATTCGCTGGGTAAATATACCGAAGCGAAACTGACCGGAACTGGAAGTTGTGTGTTTGGGGCCTTCCCAAACAAAGCTGAAGCTGATAAAGTCTCGGCCCTTCTTGCAGAGACCCATACAGGGTTTGTAGCCAAAGGCAGCAACATCTCGATGTTGCACCGCAAGTTGCAAAGTCTGCTCTAG
- a CDS encoding ribose-phosphate pyrophosphokinase: MSKMMVFTGNANPDLARRVVRQLHIPLGDISVGKFSDGEITAEINENVRGKDVFIIQPTCAPTNDNLMELVVMADAFRRSSATRITAVIPYFGYARQDRRPRSARVAISAKVVADMLTVVGIDRVLTVDLHADQIQGFFDIPVDNIYGSPVLVDDIEDQRFENLMIVSPDIGGVVRARAVAKSLGVDLGIIDKRREKANHSEVMHIIGDVEGRTCILVDDMVDTAGTLCHAAKALKEHGAAKVFAYCTHPVLSGRAIENIENSVLDELVVTNTIPLSAAAQACARIRQLDIAPVVAEAVRRISNEESISAMFR; encoded by the coding sequence GTGTCCAAGATGATGGTCTTTACGGGGAATGCCAACCCCGATCTGGCTCGGCGTGTCGTACGTCAGCTGCATATCCCTCTCGGTGACATCTCTGTTGGAAAATTTTCCGACGGCGAAATTACTGCCGAGATCAATGAAAACGTCCGCGGTAAAGACGTCTTCATTATCCAGCCGACTTGCGCTCCGACCAACGATAACCTGATGGAACTCGTCGTGATGGCTGATGCCTTCCGCCGTTCCTCAGCCACCCGAATCACTGCGGTGATCCCTTACTTTGGTTACGCCCGTCAGGATCGCCGTCCGCGTTCCGCACGTGTGGCTATCAGCGCGAAAGTCGTGGCTGACATGCTCACCGTGGTAGGCATCGACCGTGTTCTCACGGTTGACCTGCACGCTGACCAGATCCAGGGTTTCTTCGATATTCCGGTAGATAACATCTACGGCTCCCCTGTCCTGGTGGATGACATCGAAGACCAGCGTTTCGAAAACCTGATGATCGTGTCTCCGGACATTGGTGGCGTCGTGCGTGCACGTGCTGTTGCCAAGTCGCTGGGCGTGGATCTGGGCATCATCGACAAGCGTCGTGAGAAGGCCAACCACTCCGAAGTGATGCACATCATCGGTGATGTCGAAGGCCGCACCTGCATTCTCGTCGACGACATGGTCGACACCGCCGGCACCCTGTGCCACGCGGCGAAAGCCCTCAAGGAACATGGCGCTGCCAAGGTCTTTGCCTACTGCACACACCCTGTGCTGTCGGGTCGGGCGATCGAGAACATTGAAAATTCCGTGCTGGACGAGCTGGTGGTGACCAACACCATCCCGCTGTCCGCCGCAGCACAAGCCTGTGCACGTATCCGCCAGCTGGATATCGCACCGGTAGTCGCCGAAGCGGTTCGCCGCATCAGCAACGAAGAATCGATCAGCGCGATGTTCCGCTAA
- a CDS encoding 50S ribosomal protein L25/general stress protein Ctc, whose protein sequence is MTDFILNAEARNDLGKGASRRLRRLASQVPAVVYGGDKAPESITILAKEIAKLFEDEAAFSHVIELNVGGSKQNVIVKALQRHPAKQFIMHADFVRVVAGKKLTATVPVHFINEAAPVKKGGEISHVVNEIEVSCEAKDLPEFIEVDLANAEVGSIIHLSDLKAPKGVEFVALAHGDDKAVANVHAPRVAPEAEEGAAE, encoded by the coding sequence ATGACTGATTTCATCCTGAACGCCGAAGCGCGCAACGACCTGGGGAAAGGTGCGAGCCGCCGCCTGCGTCGTCTCGCCAGCCAGGTTCCTGCCGTTGTCTACGGTGGCGACAAGGCTCCTGAGTCCATCACCATCCTGGCAAAAGAAATTGCCAAGCTGTTCGAAGACGAGGCTGCCTTCAGCCACGTGATCGAGCTGAACGTGGGTGGCTCCAAGCAGAACGTGATCGTTAAAGCTCTGCAGCGTCACCCTGCCAAGCAGTTCATCATGCACGCCGACTTCGTACGCGTTGTCGCTGGCAAGAAACTGACCGCTACCGTTCCTGTGCACTTCATCAACGAAGCTGCTCCAGTGAAGAAAGGCGGCGAGATCTCCCACGTCGTGAACGAGATCGAAGTTTCCTGCGAAGCCAAGGACCTGCCTGAATTCATCGAAGTCGACCTGGCCAACGCCGAAGTCGGTTCGATCATTCACCTGTCCGACCTCAAGGCGCCTAAAGGCGTTGAGTTCGTAGCTCTGGCACACGGTGACGACAAGGCAGTAGCCAACGTTCACGCTCCACGTGTTGCTCCAGAAGCTGAAGAAGGCGCTGCAGAGTAA
- the pth gene encoding aminoacyl-tRNA hydrolase yields MTAIKLIVGLGNPGTEYEQTRHNAGALFVERIASAQGISLVADRKYFGLTGRFSHQGQDVRLLIPTTYMNRSGQAVSALAGFFRIKPEEILVAHDELDLPPGVAKLKQGGGHGGHNGLRDIIAQLGNQNNFHRLRLGIGHPGVASMVSNFVLGRAPRAEQEKLDASIDFALGVLPDILAGEWNRAMKNLHTQKA; encoded by the coding sequence GTGACTGCCATCAAACTGATCGTTGGCCTGGGTAATCCAGGCACCGAATACGAACAGACCCGGCATAACGCGGGGGCCCTTTTTGTTGAACGCATCGCTTCGGCACAAGGCATCAGCCTCGTGGCCGATCGCAAGTATTTCGGCCTGACCGGGCGCTTCAGTCACCAGGGTCAGGATGTTCGTCTGCTGATTCCCACCACCTACATGAACCGTAGTGGCCAGGCCGTTTCGGCACTGGCTGGATTCTTCCGCATCAAGCCTGAAGAAATCCTCGTGGCGCACGACGAACTCGACCTGCCACCCGGCGTTGCCAAGCTCAAGCAGGGCGGCGGGCATGGCGGGCACAACGGCCTGCGCGACATTATCGCGCAGCTCGGCAACCAGAATAACTTTCACCGCCTGCGGCTTGGCATTGGCCACCCGGGCGTTGCAAGCATGGTTTCAAATTTCGTCCTGGGTCGTGCGCCACGCGCCGAACAGGAAAAACTCGATGCCAGCATCGATTTTGCCCTCGGCGTGCTGCCGGATATCCTCGCCGGTGAATGGAACCGTGCGATGAAAAACCTGCACACCCAGAAGGCCTGA
- the ychF gene encoding redox-regulated ATPase YchF produces the protein MGFNCGIVGLPNVGKSTLFNALTKSGIAAENFPFCTIEPNSGIVPMPDSRLAALAEIVNPKRILPTTMEFVDIAGLVAGASKGEGLGNKFLANIRETDAIAHVVRCFEDENVIHVANSVDPKRDIEIIDLELIFADLESCEKQLQKVARNAKGGDKDAVVQKGLLEQLIAHFTEGKPARSLMKNMSTEEKAVIRGFHLLTTKPVMYIANVAEDGFENNPLLDVVKAIADEEGAVVVPVCNKIEAEIAELEDGEEKDMFLEALGLEEPGLNRVIRAGYEMLNLQTYFTAGVEEVRAWTVRVGATAPQAAGVIHTDFEKGFIRAEVIAYNDFIQYKGEAGTKEAGKWRLEGKDYIVKDGDVMHFRFNV, from the coding sequence ATGGGATTCAACTGCGGTATCGTCGGCTTGCCCAACGTTGGCAAATCCACCCTGTTCAACGCACTGACCAAGTCCGGCATCGCGGCGGAAAACTTCCCCTTCTGCACCATCGAGCCGAACAGCGGCATCGTGCCGATGCCGGATTCACGCCTGGCGGCCCTGGCCGAGATCGTCAATCCCAAGCGTATCCTGCCAACCACCATGGAATTCGTCGATATCGCCGGCCTCGTAGCCGGTGCGTCGAAAGGCGAAGGCCTGGGCAACAAGTTCCTGGCCAACATCCGTGAAACCGATGCAATCGCCCACGTGGTCCGCTGCTTCGAAGACGAGAACGTGATTCACGTCGCCAACAGCGTCGACCCGAAACGCGATATCGAAATCATCGACCTGGAACTGATCTTCGCCGACCTGGAAAGCTGCGAGAAGCAGCTGCAGAAGGTCGCACGCAACGCCAAGGGCGGCGACAAGGACGCGGTGGTCCAGAAGGGCCTGCTGGAGCAGTTGATCGCCCACTTCACCGAAGGCAAGCCGGCGCGCAGCCTGATGAAGAACATGAGCACGGAAGAAAAGGCGGTGATCCGCGGCTTCCACCTGCTAACCACCAAGCCGGTGATGTACATCGCCAACGTCGCCGAGGACGGCTTCGAGAACAACCCGCTGCTGGACGTGGTCAAGGCCATCGCCGACGAAGAAGGCGCAGTGGTCGTACCGGTGTGCAACAAGATCGAAGCGGAAATCGCCGAACTGGAAGACGGTGAAGAGAAGGACATGTTCCTCGAAGCCCTGGGCCTCGAAGAGCCAGGCCTGAACCGCGTGATCCGCGCCGGTTACGAAATGCTCAATCTGCAGACCTACTTCACCGCCGGTGTCGAGGAAGTCCGCGCCTGGACCGTGCGTGTCGGCGCCACCGCCCCGCAAGCCGCCGGCGTGATCCACACCGACTTCGAAAAAGGCTTCATCCGCGCCGAAGTGATCGCCTACAACGACTTCATCCAGTACAAGGGTGAAGCAGGCACCAAGGAAGCCGGCAAATGGCGCCTGGAAGGCAAGGACTACATCGTCAAGGACGGTGACGTGATGCACTTCCGCTTCAACGTGTAA
- a CDS encoding SDR family NAD(P)-dependent oxidoreductase, translating into MSHETGVGVQAVYADLKNRTVLISGGASGIGEAMVCAFARQGARVAFVDMAKSQGERLEARLLAEGHRVEFAHCDITDEIAYKVAIQGFAQTLGPVTVLVNNAANDVRHTLDEVDSETFDKLVSVNLKHAFFASRAVVPMMKAAGEGAIINLGSIGWMMASSGYPVYAASKAATHGMTRALARELGPWGIRVNTLVPGWVMTEKQLALWVDDAARELIKRSQCLPGSVEPVHIANMALFLASEVSSMCSAQNFIVDGGWV; encoded by the coding sequence ATGAGTCATGAAACCGGCGTGGGCGTGCAGGCTGTCTATGCGGACCTGAAAAACAGGACCGTGCTGATCTCCGGCGGCGCTTCCGGAATTGGCGAGGCCATGGTCTGCGCCTTTGCACGGCAAGGGGCCAGGGTTGCGTTTGTGGATATGGCCAAGAGCCAGGGCGAGCGGCTGGAGGCTCGACTGCTGGCCGAGGGGCACAGGGTCGAGTTCGCTCACTGCGATATCACTGATGAGATCGCCTACAAGGTGGCGATCCAGGGCTTTGCGCAAACGCTGGGGCCGGTGACGGTCCTGGTGAACAATGCCGCCAATGATGTACGCCACACCCTGGATGAAGTGGATTCGGAAACCTTCGATAAGCTGGTTTCGGTCAATCTGAAGCATGCTTTTTTCGCCAGCCGGGCGGTGGTGCCGATGATGAAGGCTGCGGGGGAGGGGGCGATCATCAACCTGGGCTCCATCGGCTGGATGATGGCCTCCAGCGGGTACCCGGTCTACGCTGCCAGCAAGGCCGCGACCCATGGCATGACCCGCGCCCTGGCGCGGGAGCTGGGGCCCTGGGGTATCCGGGTCAATACCCTGGTGCCCGGCTGGGTAATGACCGAAAAGCAACTCGCGCTGTGGGTGGACGATGCCGCCAGGGAGTTGATCAAGCGTAGCCAATGCCTGCCAGGTAGCGTGGAGCCTGTGCATATCGCGAACATGGCGCTGTTCCTGGCCTCCGAGGTCTCGTCAATGTGCTCGGCGCAGAACTTCATCGTCGATGGTGGTTGGGTGTAG
- a CDS encoding aldose epimerase family protein: MLHSRHSLYGLGLSLVIASQGVQATGLSSEHKAFGKTQDGTAIEQYVLRNSHGLQATVITYGGTLQSLKVPDKHGRFEDVVLGFDDVQGYQSGTAFFGATIGRYGNRLANGAFELDGKRYQVPLNDGPNALHGGAQGFDKRVWKAQPVSSKDSVGVRLSYLSKAGEMGFPGNLNVEVTYSLNDNNELRIEYKATTDQPTVLNLTNHSYFNLAGAGNGDVLKQLATLHASHYTPVNSTLIPTGELAPVAGTPMDFRQPTAIGQHIRADHPQLKFAEPKQGGFDFNWALDAKGDVSRIAAEVHDPQSGRRLQLYTSEPGVQFYTSNFLDGSVKGKAGKVYGHWGAFTLETQHYPDSPNQPGFPTTRLDPGQTYTQNTILKFSAN, from the coding sequence ATGTTGCACTCCCGACACTCGCTTTACGGCCTGGGGCTGTCCCTGGTGATTGCCAGCCAGGGCGTCCAGGCCACGGGCCTGTCCAGCGAGCACAAGGCCTTTGGCAAGACCCAGGATGGCACCGCCATCGAGCAGTATGTGCTGCGCAACAGCCACGGCCTGCAGGCCACGGTCATCACCTACGGCGGCACCCTGCAATCGTTGAAAGTGCCGGACAAGCACGGCAGGTTCGAAGACGTGGTACTGGGTTTCGATGATGTCCAGGGCTACCAGAGCGGCACCGCATTTTTCGGCGCCACCATCGGTCGCTACGGCAATCGCCTGGCCAACGGTGCGTTCGAACTGGACGGCAAGCGCTATCAGGTGCCGCTCAACGATGGCCCCAACGCACTGCACGGTGGAGCGCAGGGTTTTGACAAGCGGGTCTGGAAAGCACAGCCGGTGAGCAGCAAGGACTCGGTCGGCGTGAGGCTGAGCTACCTGTCCAAGGCCGGGGAAATGGGCTTTCCCGGCAACCTGAACGTCGAGGTCACCTACAGCCTCAACGACAACAACGAGCTTCGCATCGAGTACAAGGCGACCACCGACCAGCCCACGGTGCTGAACCTCACCAACCACAGCTATTTCAACCTCGCCGGCGCCGGCAACGGCGATGTGCTCAAGCAGCTCGCCACCTTGCACGCCAGCCATTACACGCCCGTCAACAGCACTCTGATTCCCACCGGTGAACTGGCCCCGGTGGCCGGCACGCCGATGGATTTTCGCCAGCCGACCGCGATCGGCCAGCACATCAGGGCCGATCACCCGCAACTCAAGTTCGCCGAGCCGAAACAGGGCGGTTTCGACTTCAACTGGGCCCTGGATGCCAAGGGTGACGTCAGCCGGATCGCCGCCGAGGTGCACGACCCGCAGTCCGGTCGTCGCCTGCAGCTCTACACCAGCGAGCCCGGGGTGCAGTTCTACACCAGCAACTTTCTCGACGGCTCGGTCAAGGGCAAGGCGGGCAAGGTCTATGGGCATTGGGGGGCGTTCACCCTGGAAACCCAGCACTACCCCGATTCGCCGAACCAGCCGGGCTTCCCGACCACGCGACTGGATCCGGGCCAGACCTATACCCAGAACACCATCCTGAAGTTCTCGGCCAACTGA
- the araH gene encoding L-arabinose ABC transporter permease AraH: protein MTSQNNTLPAARKSLDVRSLVDNWAMLLAAVGIFLLCTLLIDNFLSPLNMRGLGLAISTTGIAACTMLYCLASGHFDLSVGSVIACAGVVAAVVMRDTNSVFLGICAALLMGLIVGLINGIVIAKLRVNALITTLATMQIVRGLAYIFANGKAVGVSQDQFFIYGNGQLFGVPVPILITIGCFLFFGWLLNYTTYGRNTMAIGGNQEAALLAGVNVDRTKIVIFAVHGVIGALAGVVLASRMTSGQPMIGQGFELTVISACVLGGVSLSGGVGMIRHVIAGVLILAIIENAMNLKNIDTFYQYVIRGSILLLAVVIDRLKQR from the coding sequence ATGACAAGCCAAAACAATACGTTGCCAGCAGCGCGCAAGTCCCTGGACGTGCGCAGCCTTGTGGATAACTGGGCGATGCTGCTGGCGGCGGTGGGGATCTTCCTGCTCTGCACCCTGCTGATCGATAACTTTCTCTCGCCATTGAACATGCGTGGCCTGGGGCTGGCGATTTCCACCACTGGCATCGCAGCGTGCACCATGCTGTATTGCCTGGCGTCCGGGCATTTCGACCTGTCGGTGGGCTCGGTGATCGCCTGTGCCGGAGTGGTGGCCGCAGTGGTGATGCGCGACACCAACAGTGTGTTCCTGGGCATCTGCGCCGCATTGCTGATGGGGCTGATTGTCGGGTTGATCAATGGAATCGTGATCGCCAAGCTGCGGGTCAATGCCCTGATCACCACGCTGGCGACCATGCAGATCGTGCGCGGCCTGGCCTACATCTTTGCCAACGGCAAGGCGGTGGGGGTGTCCCAGGATCAGTTCTTCATCTACGGCAATGGCCAGCTGTTCGGCGTACCGGTACCGATCCTGATCACCATCGGCTGTTTCCTGTTTTTTGGCTGGTTGCTCAACTACACCACCTACGGGCGCAACACCATGGCTATTGGCGGTAACCAGGAAGCGGCGCTGCTGGCCGGGGTCAACGTCGATCGGACCAAGATCGTCATCTTCGCCGTGCACGGCGTCATTGGGGCATTGGCCGGCGTGGTGCTGGCATCCCGCATGACGTCCGGCCAGCCGATGATCGGCCAGGGTTTCGAGTTGACGGTGATTTCCGCCTGCGTGCTGGGTGGGGTGTCGTTAAGCGGTGGTGTGGGCATGATCCGGCATGTGATTGCCGGGGTGCTGATTCTGGCGATCATCGAGAACGCGATGAACCTGAAAAACATCGACACGTTCTACCAGTACGTGATTCGAGGCTCCATCCTGCTGTTGGCGGTGGTGATCGATCGCCTGAAGCAACGCTGA